In the Acidimicrobiales bacterium genome, one interval contains:
- the npdG gene encoding NADPH-dependent F420 reductase: MATKSNSESDNPQTDGSENAGTAHPDVPVGKAPSDTARAKLPSVGIVGGTGPAGSALAVRLASVGMEVVLGSRSKYRAMEIVDGVLAEWPDHDLEIVAGDNDDAAKADIVVIATPWAAAAITARSVAEHVSGKVVITMANALTRVGDEFIPLIPPRGSVAASVQAMVPDARVAAAFQHVPAHELGDLRNPINSDVLICSDHRSAVDAVTELVKHVPSFRALDCGELSNATAIEAFTAVLLQLNVRYKTRVELNLLGIPDSV, from the coding sequence ATGGCCACCAAGTCCAACTCCGAATCAGACAACCCTCAAACGGACGGTTCCGAGAACGCGGGCACTGCGCATCCCGACGTTCCGGTTGGCAAGGCCCCTTCGGACACTGCCCGCGCGAAGCTCCCCTCGGTCGGCATCGTCGGTGGCACCGGTCCGGCCGGGTCTGCATTGGCGGTCAGGTTGGCCAGCGTGGGCATGGAAGTGGTGTTGGGCTCGCGCTCGAAATACCGCGCCATGGAGATCGTCGACGGTGTGCTGGCCGAGTGGCCAGACCACGACCTCGAGATAGTGGCAGGCGACAACGACGATGCAGCCAAGGCCGACATCGTGGTCATCGCCACCCCTTGGGCCGCAGCCGCTATCACGGCGCGCAGCGTTGCCGAGCACGTCAGTGGCAAGGTGGTCATCACCATGGCCAACGCGTTGACGCGCGTCGGCGACGAGTTCATCCCGCTGATCCCGCCGCGCGGGTCTGTGGCCGCCAGCGTGCAGGCGATGGTGCCAGACGCACGCGTCGCCGCAGCGTTCCAGCACGTTCCCGCCCACGAGCTGGGCGATCTGCGGAATCCGATCAACAGCGACGTTCTGATCTGCAGCGATCACCGCTCGGCCGTCGACGCGGTGACAGAGCTGGTCAAACACGTGCCCAGCTTCAGGGCCCTCGACTGTGGCGAGTTGTCCAACGCCACCGCCATCGAGGCGTTCACCGCCGTGCTGCTGCAGCTCAACGTCAGGTACAAGACCAGGGTCGAGCTGAACCTGCTCGGCATCCCAGACTCGGTCTGA
- a CDS encoding cysteine--tRNA ligase, protein MRLYETRLGRVVDFEPASEVARIYTCGITPYDATHVGHAFTFLAYDVLQRRLRDMGYETRCVRNITDVDDDILDRAAQLDVHYLDLAAGAVATFQADMAALGLLPAFSEPRATSAISDVRAFIGRVLDSGHAYEADGSVFFDVSTAPTFGQLGGLDPTAMAEANARVERPLAGRRSAVDFALWQPSRPGEPTWESMWGPGRPGWHVECAVMALRELGAPIDIHGGGADLVYPHHECEQAQAEAAIAGTFVRHWMHTATVHVDGAKMAKSAGNMEFIADLRRVHSPMAVRLAIVTNHYRHEWEWHEGLVVEAANRLARWAAAGAGSAALHEVRCALDDDLDTPGAVKAIDQAAAAGLGVDQAAALLGIDLVGPRERGSGT, encoded by the coding sequence ATGCGGCTGTACGAGACCAGGCTGGGGCGGGTCGTCGACTTCGAACCCGCCTCAGAGGTAGCACGCATCTATACGTGTGGCATCACGCCGTACGACGCCACCCACGTGGGCCACGCCTTCACCTTCCTGGCATACGACGTGCTCCAGCGACGCCTGCGCGACATGGGCTACGAGACGCGCTGCGTACGCAACATCACCGATGTCGACGACGACATCCTCGACCGTGCCGCCCAGCTGGACGTCCACTATCTCGACCTGGCCGCAGGGGCCGTGGCCACCTTCCAGGCCGACATGGCGGCCCTGGGGCTGCTGCCCGCTTTCAGCGAACCCCGAGCCACTTCGGCGATCTCGGACGTCAGGGCGTTCATCGGCCGGGTGCTCGACAGCGGCCACGCTTACGAGGCCGACGGTTCGGTGTTCTTCGATGTGTCTACAGCTCCGACCTTTGGCCAGTTGGGTGGTCTCGACCCGACGGCGATGGCCGAGGCCAACGCCAGGGTCGAGCGCCCCCTGGCAGGCCGGCGATCGGCCGTCGACTTCGCGTTGTGGCAGCCGAGCCGGCCGGGTGAGCCGACCTGGGAGTCGATGTGGGGGCCGGGCCGGCCGGGCTGGCACGTCGAGTGCGCCGTCATGGCGCTGCGCGAACTGGGCGCCCCTATCGACATTCACGGCGGAGGCGCCGACCTCGTGTATCCCCATCACGAGTGCGAGCAGGCACAGGCCGAGGCCGCGATCGCAGGAACCTTCGTGCGTCACTGGATGCACACGGCGACCGTGCACGTCGACGGGGCCAAAATGGCCAAATCGGCGGGAAACATGGAGTTCATCGCCGACCTGCGCCGGGTGCATTCGCCCATGGCCGTGAGGTTGGCGATCGTCACCAACCACTACCGCCACGAGTGGGAGTGGCACGAGGGCCTCGTCGTCGAGGCCGCCAACAGGCTGGCGCGGTGGGCCGCGGCCGGAGCTGGTTCGGCGGCCCTGCACGAGGTGCGCTGCGCCCTCGACGACGACCTCGACACGCCCGGTGCCGTGAAGGCCATCGACCAGGCCGCCGCGGCAGGCCTTGGGGTCGACCAGGCCGCCGCACTGCTCGGTATCGACCTGGTCGGTCCACGCGAGCGGGGCAGCGGGACATGA
- a CDS encoding HIT domain-containing protein, producing the protein MSDNLERLWAGWRAAYMVSGVGPPAMADEPAAIEAHAPQCVMCQVIASASEVPTRHVHQGGLAVVVMNAFPYNNGHVLVLPRRHVDRVEALDDDERAEFWQLVTDATTALRRAYQPDGINMGINEGRAAGAGLPDHLHAHVLPRWFGDTSFTTTVAGTRVIPEDLEASAARIRDVWPR; encoded by the coding sequence GTGAGCGACAACCTCGAACGGCTGTGGGCAGGATGGCGAGCCGCGTACATGGTCTCGGGAGTTGGCCCCCCAGCGATGGCAGACGAGCCTGCCGCCATCGAAGCCCACGCCCCGCAGTGCGTGATGTGCCAGGTGATCGCCTCGGCATCAGAGGTACCCACCAGGCACGTGCATCAGGGCGGCTTGGCAGTGGTGGTCATGAACGCGTTTCCCTACAACAACGGACACGTGTTGGTGCTGCCCCGCCGTCACGTCGACAGGGTGGAGGCCCTCGATGACGACGAGCGCGCCGAGTTCTGGCAACTGGTCACCGACGCCACCACGGCGCTGCGGCGGGCCTACCAACCCGACGGCATCAACATGGGAATCAACGAGGGGCGAGCGGCGGGTGCGGGGCTGCCCGATCATCTGCACGCCCACGTGTTGCCGAGGTGGTTCGGCGACACCAGCTTCACCACCACTGTGGCGGGCACTCGCGTCATCCCCGAAGACCTGGAGGCATCGGCGGCTCGCATACGCGACGTCTGGCCTCGATGA
- a CDS encoding CDP-alcohol phosphatidyltransferase family protein yields the protein MFDGNWRQGVDQVVRPMGRNLHRAGVTADMLTVLGLLMSAAMAVVVGMGYLQLGLVLLVATAIPDLLDGPVSKAAGTSSKRGAFFDSTADRVTDAMLLGGIAWYLASQPGAGRIAVLPFAVMASSSLISYQRAKAESLGYEAKGGLMERAERIIVLAVGLLFEGLLIPVLWVLLVGTIGTAIFRFQKVWKQASKDRPAPAPRERDVWRTRRRARDQRRAAVNRRRNSRN from the coding sequence ATGTTCGACGGAAACTGGCGCCAAGGCGTCGATCAGGTAGTGCGGCCGATGGGCCGCAACCTGCACCGAGCGGGCGTCACCGCAGACATGCTCACGGTGCTCGGCCTGTTGATGTCGGCCGCGATGGCTGTCGTGGTCGGAATGGGCTATCTGCAGCTGGGCCTGGTGCTGTTGGTCGCGACCGCCATCCCCGACCTGCTCGATGGTCCGGTCAGCAAGGCGGCCGGCACCTCCAGCAAGCGGGGTGCCTTCTTCGACTCGACCGCAGACCGTGTCACCGACGCAATGCTGCTCGGCGGCATCGCCTGGTACCTCGCCAGCCAGCCGGGCGCGGGTCGCATCGCCGTGCTGCCCTTCGCCGTCATGGCCTCGTCCTCGCTCATCAGCTATCAGCGCGCCAAGGCCGAGTCGCTGGGTTATGAGGCCAAGGGCGGCCTGATGGAGCGTGCCGAGCGCATCATCGTGCTCGCGGTGGGCCTGTTGTTCGAGGGGCTGCTGATCCCGGTTCTTTGGGTGTTGCTGGTAGGCACTATCGGCACCGCGATCTTCCGGTTCCAGAAGGTGTGGAAGCAGGCCAGCAAGGACCGCCCCGCACCGGCCCCACGCGAGCGCGACGTGTGGCGCACCAGGCGCAGGGCACGCGATCAGCGCCGCGCTGCCGTCAACCGCCGCCGCAACAGCCGCAACTGA
- a CDS encoding phosphatidylinositol mannoside acyltransferase — translation MPAASAKLTVGAYRGASAVAKALPSGIAQNLPRWLGPALARSMSSQAHMLGRHLRRAQPGLDGEALTRAVARGFESYARYYVESFRLPDKTPAELDAGIEVPHFHHVSDALERGNGVILALPHLGGWEWAGFWLTAVKRLPVTVVVEALEPPELFEWFTGLRSEFGMNVVVADSGAGTAVAAALGRNEVVCLLSDRDVMGGGVEVDFFGERTRLPAGPAMLGLRKSAPVLPVGVYFRPGGGHLGLVRPPLPLQRRGSFRDDVSAGTQALAHELEFLIRQAPEQWHLLQPNWPSDQGAGG, via the coding sequence ATGCCAGCCGCCTCGGCCAAACTGACCGTCGGCGCGTACCGAGGCGCTTCGGCGGTGGCCAAGGCGTTGCCCTCGGGCATCGCCCAGAACCTTCCCAGGTGGCTGGGCCCTGCACTGGCTCGCTCGATGTCTTCGCAGGCCCACATGCTGGGCAGGCACCTTCGCCGGGCTCAGCCGGGGCTCGATGGTGAGGCCCTGACCCGAGCGGTGGCTCGCGGGTTCGAGAGCTACGCCAGGTATTACGTCGAGTCGTTCCGGCTGCCCGACAAGACCCCCGCCGAGCTCGACGCCGGCATCGAGGTTCCACACTTCCATCACGTCTCGGACGCCCTCGAGCGAGGCAATGGCGTCATCTTGGCCCTGCCCCACCTGGGCGGATGGGAGTGGGCGGGATTCTGGCTGACCGCTGTGAAGCGGCTACCGGTGACCGTTGTCGTTGAGGCGCTCGAGCCGCCCGAGCTGTTCGAATGGTTCACAGGGCTGCGCAGCGAGTTCGGCATGAACGTGGTGGTCGCCGACTCGGGTGCGGGCACCGCGGTAGCCGCGGCGTTGGGCCGCAACGAGGTGGTCTGCTTGCTGAGCGACCGCGACGTCATGGGCGGCGGTGTCGAGGTCGACTTCTTCGGCGAGCGCACCCGCCTGCCGGCGGGGCCCGCAATGCTGGGTCTCAGAAAGTCTGCGCCGGTTCTACCCGTTGGGGTTTACTTCAGACCGGGCGGTGGGCATCTGGGTTTGGTGCGGCCTCCGCTGCCGCTGCAGCGTCGCGGATCGTTTCGCGACGACGTATCGGCGGGCACCCAGGCCCTGGCTCACGAACTCGAGTTCCTGATCCGCCAGGCGCCCGAGCAATGGCATCTGTTGCAGCCGAACTGGCCCAGCGATCAAGGCGCGGGCGGCTGA
- a CDS encoding glycosyltransferase family 4 protein — protein sequence MFERWAMRRRLKPAPPTPADLERLSSGPLRVGIVCPYSLTVWGGVQNQVLGLARALSARGHQVRVLAPCDGPPPEPGITPLGASIPTDANGSVAPIAPDVACILRTIRVLRDEQFDVVHLHEPIVPGPCQAVLILNTVPVVGTWHAAGGSLAYQVPGVKVLANRVKRRVVVSADAREMASEALGGEYQILWNGIEVDRFARGPAHDKDGPTILFLGRHEPRKGLAVLIEAMQYLPADVRLWVAGSGPDTDDLKRRTEGDGRVEWLGAVDEAEKLNRLRGADVFCVPSLRGESFGIVLLEGMAAGTAVVASDLPGYRNVVSTGDEALLVAPGDAKALASGLERVLADEVLRRQLVDAGRLRAESFSMARLAERYEAIYREAIVEGI from the coding sequence ATGTTCGAACGATGGGCCATGCGGCGCCGGCTGAAGCCCGCTCCACCTACACCTGCCGACCTGGAGCGCCTGTCTTCAGGACCTCTGCGGGTCGGCATCGTCTGCCCATACAGCCTCACCGTGTGGGGAGGGGTGCAGAACCAGGTTCTGGGTCTGGCGCGGGCCCTTTCGGCCCGCGGGCACCAGGTCAGGGTGCTGGCCCCGTGCGATGGGCCGCCACCGGAACCGGGCATCACGCCGTTGGGTGCATCGATACCAACCGACGCCAATGGGTCTGTGGCCCCGATCGCACCCGATGTCGCCTGCATATTGCGAACCATCCGTGTGCTGCGCGACGAACAGTTCGACGTGGTGCACCTGCACGAGCCCATAGTGCCCGGTCCGTGCCAGGCAGTGCTGATCCTCAACACCGTGCCTGTGGTGGGTACATGGCATGCGGCCGGGGGATCGCTGGCCTACCAGGTGCCTGGCGTCAAGGTTCTGGCCAACCGCGTCAAACGTCGGGTGGTCGTTTCGGCCGACGCACGCGAGATGGCATCTGAGGCTCTCGGGGGCGAGTACCAGATCCTTTGGAACGGAATCGAGGTCGACCGCTTTGCTCGGGGGCCTGCCCACGACAAGGACGGTCCCACCATCTTGTTCTTGGGCAGGCACGAGCCCCGAAAGGGCCTGGCCGTGCTGATCGAGGCCATGCAGTACCTGCCTGCAGACGTACGTCTGTGGGTTGCCGGGTCGGGGCCCGACACCGACGATCTCAAACGCCGTACCGAAGGCGACGGTCGCGTCGAATGGCTCGGCGCCGTCGACGAGGCCGAGAAGCTCAACCGGCTGCGCGGTGCCGACGTTTTCTGCGTTCCGTCGCTACGCGGTGAATCGTTCGGCATCGTGTTGCTCGAGGGCATGGCCGCAGGCACGGCGGTCGTCGCCAGCGACCTACCCGGATATCGCAACGTGGTGTCAACCGGCGACGAGGCCCTGCTGGTGGCGCCAGGCGATGCCAAGGCGTTGGCCTCGGGCCTCGAGCGTGTTCTAGCCGACGAGGTGCTGCGTCGGCAGCTGGTCGATGCGGGCCGGCTGCGTGCCGAGTCGTTCTCGATGGCGCGGCTGGCCGAGCGCTACGAGGCGATCTACCGCGAGGCCATAGTCGAAGGCATCTGA
- a CDS encoding M48 family metalloprotease: MNRPDPALIKANYSRSQRLAMAVFAVPFVVLAIILVLLLPWWLGLIIALVAPAAYVLWRLNGAEARIVQSVRGFELSTLGPDHVGAARLENLVEGLIASAGVREPALYAVEDPAVNALVVGRSGDRAALVITTGALDAFDRVELEAVVAQLLVQIRTADVVPRTVAAALLAPVASMAASQYDRVVGRIVDPDRRFRNDALGAAITRYPPGLVAAYERVMASSTKPAVSPHVVEHLWMVGTGEGLGTHPPTETRIAALREL; encoded by the coding sequence GTGAACAGACCAGATCCTGCACTCATCAAAGCCAACTACTCGCGCTCTCAGCGGCTGGCCATGGCGGTGTTCGCCGTGCCGTTCGTGGTGCTGGCGATAATCCTCGTGCTACTGCTTCCATGGTGGCTGGGCTTGATCATCGCACTTGTGGCGCCGGCCGCCTACGTCCTGTGGCGCCTCAACGGCGCCGAAGCCCGAATCGTTCAGTCTGTTCGGGGCTTCGAACTCTCCACCCTGGGGCCAGATCATGTGGGCGCAGCCCGGCTCGAGAACCTGGTCGAGGGGCTGATCGCCTCGGCCGGGGTTCGCGAACCCGCCCTCTATGCCGTAGAGGACCCCGCGGTCAATGCACTTGTGGTGGGACGTTCCGGCGACAGGGCCGCCCTTGTCATCACCACGGGCGCCCTCGACGCGTTCGATCGGGTCGAGCTGGAGGCCGTGGTCGCCCAGCTCCTGGTGCAGATCCGCACCGCCGACGTCGTTCCTCGCACCGTTGCTGCCGCCCTGCTGGCGCCTGTGGCTTCGATGGCTGCATCGCAGTACGACAGGGTGGTCGGCCGCATCGTCGACCCCGACCGCAGATTCCGCAACGATGCGTTGGGTGCCGCTATCACCCGGTACCCACCTGGGCTGGTCGCCGCTTACGAACGCGTCATGGCGTCCAGCACCAAACCCGCCGTCAGCCCACACGTCGTCGAGCATCTCTGGATGGTCGGCACCGGTGAAGGGCTGGGTACGCATCCGCCAACCGAAACCCGCATCGCCGCCTTGCGCGAGCTCTAG
- a CDS encoding DUF3048 C-terminal domain-containing protein, with protein MAVNYRGTTATHTWSPEVSGWVREQNDSPHVDTDGVQVAPENVIVQFVQYRASGQVDSAGSEVPEAELVGSGDVWVLMNGLVVEGTWSKSNVTSPTVYLDADGSEILLTPGSTWVLLAEPGRAELL; from the coding sequence GTGGCGGTCAACTATCGCGGCACGACCGCAACCCACACCTGGTCGCCCGAGGTTTCGGGCTGGGTTCGCGAGCAGAACGATTCGCCCCATGTCGACACAGACGGCGTGCAGGTGGCCCCGGAGAACGTCATCGTCCAGTTCGTTCAGTACCGCGCCTCGGGCCAGGTCGACTCGGCCGGCTCAGAGGTGCCCGAAGCCGAGCTGGTGGGCTCCGGCGATGTCTGGGTCTTGATGAACGGGCTGGTCGTGGAAGGCACATGGTCGAAATCGAACGTGACCTCGCCCACCGTGTACCTCGACGCCGACGGCAGCGAGATCTTGCTGACACCGGGCTCGACCTGGGTTCTGTTGGCCGAGCCCGGAAGGGCAGAGCTGCTCTGA
- a CDS encoding cupredoxin domain-containing protein produces the protein MSVSNRGLAIGFAAVLLLGACGDSAESGDTADADVPTTTQATADDSQAGDGPPMAPAELSVSDQVSDGVHVVIDSVTLPADGYVVIHADGGGSPGAVIGHSDLLPAGESVEVQIHLDSPLTESGTVFPMAHIDVDGDGVYEFNPPDDTTDGPALTSDGAVAVLPVDIEVDADLDMHGGDDAGDGSAAEPQSGSAEIVIAGFSFSGPITVTAGTTVTITNDDTADHTWTSTTGAFDSGTLGPGETFEFTFDTPGDYEFFCAIHPGMTGMVTVVP, from the coding sequence ATGTCAGTATCGAACAGGGGCCTGGCCATTGGCTTTGCAGCCGTGCTGCTGTTGGGGGCATGTGGAGACTCGGCCGAGTCCGGAGATACGGCCGATGCGGATGTGCCGACGACCACACAGGCCACCGCCGACGACTCACAAGCTGGTGACGGGCCACCGATGGCGCCGGCCGAACTGTCGGTGTCGGACCAGGTGTCTGACGGAGTACACGTCGTCATCGACTCGGTGACGCTGCCAGCAGACGGTTATGTGGTGATCCACGCCGACGGGGGTGGATCACCAGGCGCAGTCATCGGCCACTCCGACCTGCTGCCCGCCGGTGAATCGGTGGAAGTCCAGATCCATCTCGACTCGCCGCTCACCGAATCGGGCACCGTCTTCCCGATGGCACACATCGACGTGGACGGCGACGGCGTGTACGAGTTCAACCCACCCGATGACACAACAGACGGGCCGGCGCTCACCTCCGATGGAGCGGTGGCCGTGCTGCCTGTCGACATCGAAGTCGACGCCGATCTGGACATGCACGGTGGCGACGACGCGGGCGATGGCTCGGCCGCCGAACCTCAGTCTGGGTCTGCCGAGATCGTCATTGCCGGTTTCAGCTTCAGCGGACCCATCACCGTCACCGCCGGAACGACGGTAACCATCACCAACGACGACACGGCCGATCACACCTGGACCTCGACCACGGGAGCCTTCGATTCGGGCACGTTGGGCCCTGGTGAGACGTTCGAGTTCACCTTCGACACGCCCGGCGATTACGAATTCTTCTGCGCGATCCACCCGGGAATGACCGGAATGGTCACCGTGGTGCCGTGA
- a CDS encoding sigma-70 family RNA polymerase sigma factor, whose protein sequence is MSTDSAQSIITQLSRDHSEALLSWAKGRFADQRDAEEVVADTLVKAWKAIDRFDPQQGSQRAWLFAIAKNAAADHHRRSRRHLHSVPVAEPDMGSRSDTEIDRLVETSHVLDALRSLSAEHRSAVLDAYLGGLTTSQIASNQQIPTGTAKSRLYYALKAMRSHLEERGVVR, encoded by the coding sequence GTGAGTACAGATAGCGCCCAGAGCATCATCACTCAGCTCAGCAGGGATCATTCAGAGGCACTGCTGAGCTGGGCCAAGGGCCGTTTTGCCGATCAGCGCGACGCCGAGGAGGTTGTGGCCGACACCCTCGTCAAGGCGTGGAAAGCGATCGACCGCTTCGACCCTCAGCAGGGTTCTCAGCGTGCGTGGTTGTTCGCCATCGCCAAGAACGCGGCGGCCGATCACCATCGCAGGTCGCGACGGCACCTCCACTCGGTGCCCGTGGCCGAACCCGACATGGGATCGCGGTCAGACACCGAAATCGATCGGCTGGTCGAGACATCCCATGTGCTCGACGCTCTGCGGTCGCTGTCTGCCGAACATCGATCGGCCGTGCTCGACGCCTACTTGGGCGGGCTGACGACGTCACAGATCGCAAGCAACCAGCAAATACCGACGGGTACGGCGAAGTCGAGGCTGTACTACGCGCTGAAGGCGATGCGAAGCCACCTGGAAGAGCGAGGAGTTGTCAGATGA
- a CDS encoding zf-HC2 domain-containing protein, protein MTSRHSADDQFREWSGAYVLGALEPDERAMFERHLGDCAGCRADVAAFAALPGLLARVDSDSVSGTFAQDRIADMAIAGARSEYAGALRSAQRWRVLAIAACSVAAVLGLATWRVSRPSDAPAPAAVELAFVSDATGRVAIEDKAWGTSIELELSDLPWRDQYQLWTVAQNGGWSLAASWGPTAAGAARLTGAASVGAATLDRVVITSSDRDDIVLDAQA, encoded by the coding sequence ATGACGTCTCGACACAGCGCCGACGACCAGTTTCGCGAGTGGTCGGGGGCCTACGTACTCGGTGCCCTCGAACCCGACGAGCGTGCGATGTTCGAACGGCACCTCGGCGACTGCGCCGGGTGCCGGGCAGATGTCGCAGCGTTCGCCGCGCTTCCCGGGCTGTTGGCCAGGGTCGACAGCGATTCGGTCTCTGGAACGTTCGCCCAAGACCGAATCGCCGATATGGCGATTGCAGGCGCCCGGTCTGAGTACGCAGGCGCGTTGCGCTCGGCACAGCGCTGGCGGGTGCTGGCGATTGCAGCATGTTCGGTGGCGGCGGTTCTGGGCTTGGCCACGTGGAGGGTATCGAGGCCCTCCGATGCCCCTGCGCCGGCCGCGGTCGAACTCGCCTTTGTTTCCGATGCGACCGGACGCGTCGCCATCGAGGACAAGGCGTGGGGTACCAGCATCGAACTCGAACTGAGCGACCTGCCCTGGCGCGACCAGTACCAGCTGTGGACCGTCGCTCAGAACGGAGGTTGGAGCCTGGCGGCCTCATGGGGTCCGACCGCCGCGGGAGCAGCCAGGCTCACCGGCGCTGCATCGGTCGGTGCCGCGACCCTCGACCGGGTGGTCATCACGTCGTCCGACCGTGATGACATCGTGCTGGATGCCCAGGCCTGA
- a CDS encoding response regulator transcription factor: MASVFVVEDDHQIRGLAVRALAAAGHVVRAESSAMAALQGIVDSAPDVVVLDLGLPDIDGSDLLLMLRAVSEVPVIIATARDDENEIVRLLDAGADEYVVKPYSGPQLEARVRALLRRATMTGQSRLIEVGGIRMDLRARTAEVDGQQVTFNRKEFDLLAYLAENAGSVVTREDLYAHVWREPYGGADKTIDVHLSWVRRKLGESAASPRYLHTVRGVGVKLVDPGDQT, translated from the coding sequence ATGGCATCGGTTTTTGTGGTCGAAGACGACCATCAAATCAGAGGATTGGCAGTGAGGGCGCTGGCTGCGGCTGGTCATGTGGTCAGGGCCGAGTCCTCGGCCATGGCCGCCCTGCAGGGCATTGTCGACAGCGCCCCAGATGTGGTCGTGCTCGACCTCGGCCTGCCGGACATAGACGGAAGCGACCTGTTGCTGATGCTCAGGGCGGTTTCTGAGGTGCCGGTCATCATCGCCACCGCCCGCGATGACGAGAACGAGATCGTCCGTCTGCTTGACGCCGGCGCCGACGAGTACGTCGTGAAGCCATACTCTGGCCCTCAGCTCGAGGCCCGGGTTCGGGCGCTGCTGCGACGAGCGACCATGACAGGCCAGTCGCGCCTCATCGAAGTGGGCGGCATACGTATGGATCTCAGGGCCAGAACTGCTGAGGTCGACGGTCAGCAGGTGACGTTCAACCGCAAGGAGTTCGACCTGCTGGCGTATCTGGCCGAGAACGCAGGGTCGGTGGTGACCCGCGAGGATCTGTATGCCCATGTTTGGCGCGAGCCATATGGCGGCGCCGACAAGACCATCGATGTACACCTCTCGTGGGTGCGTCGGAAGCTGGGCGAGTCCGCTGCCTCCCCCCGCTACCTCCACACCGTCAGAGGGGTCGGTGTGAAGCTCGTCGACCCGGGCGACCAGACGTGA
- a CDS encoding HAMP domain-containing sensor histidine kinase — protein sequence MAVSTMVVTAFIVPLGFLVRHTAEDRAIDAARSEVSAVVPVLAAGATREQVQSAVGATRAGAEGRLAVLTPTDWFIGEPFALSAAVQSARTEASSSLAETEGGVEMVAAVITGAEMAAVVRVFVPDEELYRGQWRAWLALLGVGVALVAISVVVADRLAASVVRPTQALAGAARRLGEGDLGASVEPEGPDELVELGTAFNDLGYQVSSMLARERELVAELSHRLRTPLTKLKMRVDQVGDVALAGQLRDDVDGVTREVNAIISEARGLLDRDRRCDATAVVRERALYWQVLAEDLERPWKLVEPGSSAFVALTESELSAALNVLLENVFSHTPDGAAVEVGAVVDGARVRIYVADGGSGFDSSSIERGVSGGGSTGLGLDIARKLAVDAGGDFAVSPSSLGGSEVSLDLPLRS from the coding sequence ATGGCGGTGTCGACGATGGTGGTCACCGCCTTCATAGTTCCGCTCGGGTTCCTGGTCAGGCACACGGCCGAAGATCGCGCCATCGACGCGGCCCGCTCGGAGGTGTCGGCGGTGGTACCCGTGCTGGCCGCTGGCGCCACCCGCGAGCAGGTGCAGTCGGCGGTGGGTGCGACCAGGGCCGGGGCCGAAGGGCGCTTGGCGGTTCTGACCCCCACCGACTGGTTCATCGGCGAGCCGTTCGCCCTCAGTGCTGCGGTTCAGTCGGCGCGCACCGAAGCGTCGTCATCTCTGGCCGAGACCGAAGGCGGCGTCGAGATGGTGGCGGCGGTGATCACCGGTGCCGAGATGGCCGCAGTGGTCAGGGTCTTCGTCCCTGACGAGGAGCTCTACCGAGGCCAGTGGCGAGCCTGGCTGGCCCTGCTGGGAGTGGGCGTGGCCCTTGTGGCCATCTCCGTTGTAGTCGCCGATCGTTTGGCGGCCTCGGTTGTGCGCCCCACCCAGGCGCTGGCCGGTGCTGCCCGCCGGCTCGGCGAGGGCGACCTGGGTGCAAGCGTCGAGCCTGAGGGCCCAGACGAGCTGGTCGAGCTGGGCACGGCGTTCAACGACCTCGGCTACCAGGTGTCGTCGATGTTGGCTCGGGAGCGAGAGTTGGTCGCCGAGTTGTCGCATCGCCTCCGAACGCCGCTGACCAAGCTGAAGATGCGCGTTGATCAAGTCGGCGACGTGGCCCTGGCCGGGCAGCTTCGCGACGACGTCGATGGGGTCACCCGCGAGGTCAATGCGATCATCTCCGAGGCGCGTGGCCTGCTCGACCGAGACCGGCGCTGCGATGCCACAGCGGTTGTCCGCGAGCGGGCCCTCTATTGGCAGGTTCTGGCCGAAGACCTCGAGCGACCTTGGAAACTGGTCGAGCCGGGCTCGTCGGCTTTTGTCGCGCTGACCGAGTCTGAGCTGTCCGCGGCTCTGAACGTGCTGCTCGAGAACGTATTCAGCCACACTCCCGACGGCGCAGCGGTCGAGGTGGGGGCCGTGGTCGATGGCGCTCGGGTTCGTATCTACGTCGCCGACGGCGGATCGGGGTTCGACTCCAGCTCGATCGAGCGCGGCGTATCTGGCGGCGGTTCCACCGGGCTGGGCCTCGACATCGCTCGCAAGCTGGCCGTCGACGCGGGCGGCGATTTCGCTGTGTCTCCCAGCTCGCTCGGCGGTTCAGAGGTGAGCCTCGACCTGCCCCTCCGGAGCTGA